A single window of Ferviditalea candida DNA harbors:
- a CDS encoding chromate transporter — protein MLLQLFWSFFKIGFISFGGGYAMIPVIEHEVKTHHWMNSTDFANAIALAGMAPGPIAANSAVYVGYAVDGLTGAIVATVGMVLPSLLLVILAAAFFIKIHRHRLVKAVFYGLRPVVFGLILFAAINLAWGYFRSSGWSSHSWIAVGILVVGYVALARYKVHPLVVILVSGLAGAAFFS, from the coding sequence TTGCTATTACAATTATTTTGGAGCTTTTTTAAAATTGGATTTATCTCTTTCGGCGGCGGCTATGCCATGATACCCGTGATTGAACATGAAGTGAAAACCCATCATTGGATGAATTCCACCGATTTCGCCAATGCGATTGCACTTGCCGGCATGGCTCCCGGACCGATCGCCGCCAACAGCGCTGTCTATGTCGGTTACGCTGTAGACGGACTGACGGGAGCCATTGTGGCCACGGTGGGGATGGTTCTTCCTTCGCTGCTGCTGGTGATTCTGGCGGCGGCTTTCTTCATTAAGATTCATCGGCATCGGCTGGTCAAAGCCGTTTTTTATGGGCTGCGGCCTGTTGTTTTTGGCCTTATTTTATTTGCCGCGATTAATCTCGCTTGGGGTTATTTCCGGTCCAGCGGCTGGTCATCGCATTCCTGGATCGCAGTCGGTATATTGGTTGTCGGCTACGTGGCTTTGGCCCGCTACAAAGTGCATCCGCTTGTCGTGATTCTGGTATCCGGACTTGCGGGAGCGGCGTTTTTCAGTTAA
- a CDS encoding ROK family protein, translating to MIRRQGTVSKQDLKEQSTLTVSTLTRVLEELVELGLILEVGYGESTGGRRPILYRINPTYAYVFGLDISRTYSKLVLCDLDLRKKDEKRWKMSDRMTPEMLIEEVLSAARNMLDRHQISILSILGMGVGAVGPLDRSRGLILDPRFFPAPGWNQVQIRALLEAKLDIPVFLDNGVNTAILGEYWKDSVNRYQHLLYIHAGVGLRLSMISEGKIVHGAVDVEGSAGQMIIQADGLPHRDPDGNYGSWESYASLYAMEQRARSLLKQGRESLLSSMVNNGDEVTYAMLVQALKEKDALALEIVTQAATYFGIGLANLLNILHPEKVILGGPLHTDDELFFQVATRVAIQKTYQYPSYQVVFANSSLGEDGVAIGASVMVTNQLAE from the coding sequence ATGATCCGTCGTCAAGGAACCGTATCCAAGCAGGATTTGAAAGAGCAAAGCACCCTCACCGTCAGTACGCTGACCCGGGTGTTGGAGGAATTGGTTGAACTCGGTTTGATTCTGGAGGTCGGATACGGTGAATCGACCGGCGGAAGAAGACCGATTCTGTACAGGATCAATCCGACATATGCTTATGTGTTCGGATTGGACATTTCGCGAACGTATTCGAAACTGGTGCTGTGCGACTTGGATCTTCGTAAAAAGGATGAGAAAAGGTGGAAAATGTCCGATCGGATGACTCCCGAAATGCTGATCGAAGAAGTGCTCTCAGCGGCCAGGAACATGCTGGACCGGCATCAAATTTCCATTCTTTCAATCCTGGGTATGGGCGTTGGAGCGGTGGGCCCGTTGGATCGGTCGCGCGGCTTGATTCTCGATCCCCGGTTTTTTCCCGCCCCCGGATGGAACCAGGTGCAAATCCGCGCACTGCTGGAAGCGAAACTGGACATTCCCGTTTTTCTGGACAATGGAGTCAATACGGCTATTCTTGGAGAGTATTGGAAGGATTCGGTTAACCGGTACCAGCACCTGCTTTACATTCATGCAGGTGTGGGGCTCCGTCTATCGATGATTTCCGAAGGTAAAATCGTTCACGGAGCGGTGGATGTCGAGGGGTCGGCAGGTCAGATGATCATTCAGGCTGACGGACTTCCACACCGGGACCCGGACGGCAATTACGGCTCCTGGGAATCGTATGCGTCCCTGTATGCCATGGAACAACGGGCCCGATCCTTGCTCAAGCAGGGGCGTGAAAGCCTGTTGTCCTCCATGGTAAACAACGGGGACGAAGTGACATACGCGATGCTGGTTCAGGCATTGAAGGAGAAGGATGCGCTCGCGCTTGAAATTGTCACGCAAGCGGCTACCTATTTCGGTATCGGTCTGGCCAATCTGCTGAATATCCTTCACCCCGAAAAGGTGATTTTGGGCGGCCCCCTCCATACCGACGATGAACTTTTTTTTCAGGTGGCCACCCGGGTTGCCATTCAAAAAACGTATCAATACCCATCCTATCAGGTTGTATTTGCCAACAGCAGTCTGGGGGAAGATGGTGTGGCGATTGGAGCTTCCGTTATGGTGACCAATCAATTGGCCGAATAA
- a CDS encoding chromate transporter, whose product MRIRTEWKLLWDIFISFLKISPVTFGGGYAMLPVIEQEVVEKRKWLHAEEMSNVISIAGSAPGGIGVNAAVFIGYRLASILGAIVATIGIMLPTFLIVLALILFFHQVSGNPKIIAAFEGIRMSIVALIAYAGVRIGKTSLIDKTTAVIGGVTVVILLLSFVQPVLMIPLGVVAGVIIMKLKEKIGVPVLLEQSEVAKYKETVGSQQPIKVKSAEKMVHQQKDVYFGDGI is encoded by the coding sequence ATGCGAATTCGAACGGAATGGAAGCTGTTGTGGGACATTTTTATTTCTTTTCTAAAAATTAGTCCGGTAACCTTCGGCGGGGGGTATGCAATGCTGCCCGTCATCGAGCAAGAAGTGGTTGAAAAGCGCAAATGGCTGCATGCGGAAGAGATGAGCAACGTGATTTCGATTGCCGGTTCCGCTCCGGGAGGCATTGGTGTAAATGCAGCAGTGTTCATCGGCTATCGGTTGGCTTCGATTCTCGGCGCCATCGTGGCCACGATCGGCATCATGCTGCCGACTTTTCTGATCGTCTTGGCACTTATCTTATTTTTTCATCAAGTATCGGGCAATCCTAAAATTATCGCCGCCTTCGAGGGCATCCGCATGTCCATCGTCGCTTTGATCGCCTACGCCGGTGTCAGAATCGGCAAAACATCCCTGATTGACAAGACAACTGCGGTCATAGGAGGTGTGACAGTCGTCATCCTGCTGCTATCTTTCGTACAGCCGGTGCTGATGATTCCGTTGGGGGTTGTCGCGGGAGTGATCATCATGAAATTAAAAGAGAAGATTGGGGTTCCGGTGCTTTTGGAACAAAGCGAGGTTGCGAAGTACAAGGAAACCGTTGGCAGCCAACAGCCGATAAAGGTGAAGTCCGCGGAAAAAATGGTCCATCAGCAGAAGGATGTCTATTTCGGGGATGGGATTTGA
- a CDS encoding AbrB/MazE/SpoVT family DNA-binding domain-containing protein, with product MSSRTIGIVRELDELGRVVLPIEMRRLLGIGFGDSIEFFLGNGAIMMRKYRPLSTCLFCNRTGSAVVLFKNQFICVDCLDEAVNTDREKTNAGFGTRKKKRQKSEFMIERLRAEIHKHPEASQKELAEILGISQGRVSQLKKFLA from the coding sequence ATGTCCTCAAGAACTATCGGAATTGTGAGAGAATTGGATGAGCTCGGCCGAGTCGTGCTGCCAATTGAAATGCGAAGACTGCTTGGAATCGGATTTGGCGATTCGATCGAATTTTTTCTTGGAAACGGTGCCATTATGATGCGCAAATACAGGCCGCTGTCGACATGCCTGTTTTGCAATCGAACCGGCAGCGCCGTTGTGCTTTTCAAAAATCAATTTATCTGTGTGGATTGCTTGGATGAAGCCGTCAATACGGATCGCGAAAAAACGAATGCGGGCTTCGGGACACGCAAGAAAAAACGGCAAAAGTCCGAGTTCATGATTGAAAGACTTCGAGCCGAAATTCACAAGCACCCCGAAGCGAGCCAAAAAGAACTGGCCGAAATATTAGGCATTTCCCAAGGTCGTGTGAGCCAGCTGAAAAAATTTCTTGCATGA
- the larA gene encoding nickel-dependent lactate racemase: protein MKVRLAYGRTGLEIEVPEHSVVIEPRNVDGLADEKAGFVDAVRRPIGTRPLREMVKPTDKVSIVISDMTRPTPNHKLVPWLLEELDFVPRRNFVVVNGTGSHRDNTREELVQMLGEDVVDTVRVINNNAFDKSTQAFLGKSPTGAEIYLNRDYIESDFKIVTGFIEPHFFAGFSGGPKGVMPGIAGIDTILPFHNARMIGHPNSTWGLLDGNPVQQEAADIALRSNPDFLLNVTLNGSKEITGYFAGDLIQAHRAGCEFVRKHSMAACAQPFDIVITTNSGYPLDQNLYQAVKGMSAAQKIVKRGGSIISAAECSDGLPNHGNYAKILNMRKSPKEILEMIEDEAFSMFDQWQVQKQALVQMWADVYVYSSLSRGEVEQAMFHYTDNIEKTLNELLRKYGPDASVGVLPLGPLTIPYLTDVKEGAE, encoded by the coding sequence TTGAAGGTGCGATTGGCGTATGGCAGGACCGGATTGGAAATAGAAGTGCCCGAACATTCCGTGGTGATCGAGCCACGGAATGTCGACGGATTGGCTGACGAAAAAGCCGGGTTCGTCGATGCGGTAAGGCGGCCGATTGGGACGCGGCCCTTGCGGGAAATGGTCAAACCGACGGATAAAGTGAGTATTGTCATCAGCGATATGACACGGCCCACGCCGAATCATAAATTGGTTCCTTGGCTGCTGGAGGAATTGGATTTCGTGCCGCGCCGAAATTTTGTCGTGGTCAACGGAACGGGAAGCCATCGCGACAATACGAGGGAAGAACTGGTTCAGATGCTCGGGGAAGATGTCGTCGATACCGTCAGGGTAATCAACAATAACGCATTTGACAAATCGACACAGGCGTTTCTCGGCAAAAGTCCCACAGGCGCGGAAATCTATTTGAACCGGGATTATATCGAAAGCGATTTCAAAATTGTGACGGGCTTCATCGAGCCCCATTTCTTCGCAGGGTTCAGCGGGGGACCTAAAGGAGTCATGCCGGGAATTGCCGGGATCGATACCATTCTGCCGTTTCATAATGCCCGCATGATCGGGCATCCAAACAGCACATGGGGATTGCTGGACGGCAATCCCGTACAGCAGGAGGCGGCGGATATCGCGCTTCGGTCGAATCCGGATTTCCTGTTGAACGTCACTCTGAACGGCAGCAAGGAAATCACCGGCTATTTTGCGGGCGATTTGATTCAGGCGCACAGGGCCGGCTGCGAGTTCGTACGGAAGCATTCCATGGCGGCCTGCGCACAGCCGTTCGATATTGTCATCACGACGAACAGCGGCTATCCGCTGGACCAAAATCTATATCAGGCGGTCAAGGGAATGAGCGCAGCCCAGAAAATCGTCAAACGGGGCGGTTCGATCATCAGCGCGGCGGAATGCAGCGACGGGCTTCCCAATCACGGAAATTACGCTAAAATCCTCAATATGAGAAAAAGTCCGAAGGAAATTCTGGAAATGATAGAAGATGAAGCATTCTCGATGTTCGACCAGTGGCAGGTGCAAAAGCAGGCGCTTGTGCAAATGTGGGCGGATGTATACGTTTATTCGAGCTTGAGCCGCGGGGAAGTCGAGCAGGCGATGTTTCATTATACGGATAATATTGAAAAAACGTTGAATGAGCTGCTGCGGAAATACGGGCCCGACGCTTCCGTCGGGGTGCTTCCGCTCGGTCCACTAACCATTCCTTACTTGACGGACGTGAAGGAGGGAGCAGAATGA
- a CDS encoding glycerate kinase, translating to MKFVIAPDSYKGSLSAVEVAEWMAKGIRDAVPDADIAIIPLADGGEGTVDAIIHAAGGTIHEEEVLGPLGDTVPAKYGILADGLTGVIEMAAASGLTLVPQERLNPLRTTTYGTGQLIKAALDRGCIRIIMGIGGSATNDGGVGLAQALGAHFYDDQGREIGFGGGELAKLHTIDLKSIDSRLAACEIVSASDVTNPLCGPRGASAVFGPQKGATPHMVEELDRGLAHLAARVKEQLGMDILDLKGGGAAGGLGAGLSAFLGAKMRRGIDIVLEITRFDEQVRDADFVFTGEGRTDGQTAFGKAPLGVAVAAKKHGKPVICISGGIGGDVSGLYKLGIDVVIGATQAPMTLEEAMRDAPDWVRHAARSAAKALTISASFASGGNGSTKETG from the coding sequence ATGAAATTCGTGATCGCCCCCGATTCATACAAGGGAAGCTTGAGTGCGGTGGAGGTGGCCGAATGGATGGCCAAGGGAATCCGGGATGCCGTTCCGGATGCGGATATCGCGATCATCCCGCTGGCTGACGGCGGGGAAGGGACTGTCGATGCGATCATTCACGCCGCAGGAGGCACAATCCATGAAGAGGAAGTATTGGGTCCCCTCGGGGACACGGTTCCGGCGAAATACGGGATTTTGGCCGACGGTCTGACCGGGGTGATCGAAATGGCGGCGGCTTCCGGTTTAACCCTGGTTCCTCAGGAGCGTTTGAATCCGCTGAGGACAACGACGTACGGCACCGGCCAATTGATTAAAGCCGCGCTGGACAGGGGCTGCATTCGGATCATCATGGGCATTGGCGGCAGCGCGACCAATGACGGCGGCGTGGGGTTGGCCCAGGCGCTTGGCGCGCATTTCTACGATGATCAGGGAAGGGAGATCGGTTTCGGCGGCGGAGAATTGGCGAAGCTGCACACGATCGATTTGAAGTCAATCGATTCCCGGCTTGCAGCCTGTGAAATCGTGAGCGCTAGCGACGTCACGAATCCGCTGTGCGGCCCTCGCGGCGCTTCCGCAGTGTTCGGTCCGCAAAAGGGGGCGACGCCGCACATGGTTGAGGAGCTTGACCGGGGGCTTGCCCACTTGGCCGCGCGGGTAAAGGAGCAGCTGGGAATGGATATTCTCGATCTTAAAGGCGGCGGAGCAGCCGGTGGATTGGGAGCGGGATTGTCAGCTTTTCTGGGCGCGAAAATGCGCAGGGGAATTGACATTGTCCTGGAGATTACACGGTTCGATGAGCAGGTCCGCGATGCGGATTTCGTGTTCACGGGAGAAGGACGCACGGACGGACAGACCGCTTTCGGAAAAGCGCCGCTCGGTGTAGCCGTGGCTGCCAAAAAACACGGAAAGCCGGTAATTTGCATTTCCGGGGGGATTGGCGGGGATGTCAGCGGATTGTACAAGCTCGGAATCGACGTGGTCATCGGCGCCACTCAGGCTCCGATGACACTCGAGGAGGCTATGCGCGACGCCCCGGATTGGGTCCGGCATGCCGCACGCTCGGCAGCGAAAGCCTTGACGATTTCCGCCAGTTTTGCTTCCGGCGGCAATGGATCCACAAAGGAGACGGGGTAA